The following are encoded together in the Corynebacterium jeikeium genome:
- a CDS encoding D-arabinono-1,4-lactone oxidase → MSTTTKNRKPAYYSRWVNWSGVSTAQPRKQVAPRDEAELIQIIQRAAVSGERVKPIGAGHSFTSVAATDGIQVSLDNLAGLIRFDPEKMTARLRAGTRLRDVPGILAPLGVALANQGDVDPQSLAGAIGTSTHGTGLGFTGFAGMLRAFRIITPDGQAHECYPGAEGIAGELYDIARVSLGAYGIITEVELDVVDTFVLHAVERAEPNDEVVENFAERVRGKDHLEFYWFPGTDVAHVKTNTRLPGNTPTNPIPRWKEVLDDELLNNGAYRAMCDLAHHFPSLSRPFAKLSAKTLAQREYSNVAHDVFVSARRVRFNEMEYSVPLADAREILRDVQHTMNTCGEQVLFPIEVRATAADDVPLSTAKGRESCYIAIHRYNKDSHQALFRHIEPIFKAASGGRPHWGKLHTLTHEDLLERHEDLARACEIRAKVDPQGMMRNAMIDRVFGLA, encoded by the coding sequence ATGAGCACCACTACTAAAAACCGCAAGCCCGCCTACTACTCTCGCTGGGTCAACTGGTCCGGTGTCTCCACCGCCCAGCCACGCAAGCAGGTCGCACCGCGTGACGAGGCTGAGCTGATTCAGATCATTCAGCGAGCAGCCGTCTCCGGCGAGAGGGTCAAGCCCATCGGCGCTGGCCACTCCTTCACGTCCGTAGCGGCGACCGATGGCATCCAAGTGAGCCTGGACAACCTGGCTGGGCTGATCCGCTTCGACCCGGAGAAGATGACCGCCCGTCTGCGCGCCGGCACCCGGCTGCGAGACGTGCCGGGCATCCTAGCTCCCCTGGGCGTGGCCCTAGCCAACCAGGGCGACGTGGACCCGCAGTCGCTGGCGGGTGCGATCGGCACTAGTACCCATGGGACAGGCCTGGGCTTTACCGGCTTTGCAGGCATGCTGCGCGCTTTCCGCATCATCACCCCGGACGGCCAAGCGCACGAATGCTACCCCGGCGCGGAGGGCATCGCCGGTGAACTGTACGACATCGCACGTGTTTCCCTGGGTGCCTACGGCATCATCACCGAGGTGGAGCTGGACGTAGTTGATACCTTCGTCCTCCACGCGGTGGAGCGTGCCGAGCCGAACGACGAGGTGGTGGAGAACTTCGCCGAGCGGGTGCGCGGCAAGGATCACCTGGAGTTCTACTGGTTCCCCGGAACCGACGTGGCCCATGTAAAGACGAACACCCGTTTGCCGGGTAACACTCCCACCAACCCCATCCCGCGATGGAAAGAGGTGCTGGACGACGAGCTGCTCAATAACGGCGCCTACCGCGCGATGTGCGACCTCGCGCACCACTTCCCTTCCCTCAGCCGGCCTTTCGCCAAGCTGAGCGCAAAGACTCTGGCACAGCGGGAGTACTCGAACGTGGCCCACGACGTGTTCGTCAGCGCCCGCAGGGTGCGTTTCAACGAGATGGAGTATTCGGTTCCACTGGCCGATGCCCGCGAGATTCTGCGGGACGTCCAGCACACCATGAACACCTGCGGCGAGCAGGTTCTCTTCCCCATCGAGGTCCGCGCCACCGCGGCGGATGATGTGCCGCTATCCACGGCAAAGGGCCGCGAGTCCTGCTACATCGCCATCCACCGATACAACAAGGACAGCCACCAGGCGCTGTTCCGCCACATCGAGCCGATCTTCAAGGCCGCCTCCGGTGGCCGCCCCCACTGGGGCAAGCTGCACACCCTCACCCACGAGGATCTGCTGGAGCGGCACGAGGATCTGGCGCGGGCTTGCGAGATCCGCGCGAAGGTGGATCCGCAGGGCATGATGCGCAACGCGATGATCGACCGCGTTTTCGGGCTGGCCTAG
- the rarD gene encoding EamA family transporter RarD produces MIWGLLCYLMWGLFPAFFPLLQPATPMEILAHRFVWTLVFMLLLLAALRGFKQLRVITARQWWIVAAAALLISVNWGLYIYAVNNNHVADAALGYFVNPLVSVLLGVIVLGEKLRRLQMVSVGIATIAVVVLTVALGSPPIISLSLAFSFGFYGLVKKQVRLTPIQSLTAETLVLAPIGLIYLGFLQSQGTNTYVQLGAGHAALLMLAGVVTALPLLCFARAAQEMSLTSLGMVQYITPVIQMLWAVFVNNEHIEPARWVGFVLIWIAVIVFIAGLVRNRPPRVRRVKKLR; encoded by the coding sequence GTGATCTGGGGCCTGCTGTGCTACCTGATGTGGGGGCTCTTCCCCGCGTTCTTCCCCCTTTTGCAGCCGGCGACGCCGATGGAGATCCTGGCGCACCGTTTTGTGTGGACGTTGGTGTTCATGTTGTTGCTGCTCGCGGCGCTGCGCGGGTTCAAGCAGCTGCGGGTAATCACGGCTCGTCAGTGGTGGATCGTCGCGGCCGCTGCGCTGTTGATCAGCGTGAACTGGGGGCTGTACATCTACGCGGTGAACAACAACCACGTCGCCGACGCCGCCCTCGGATATTTTGTAAACCCACTGGTCAGCGTTCTATTGGGAGTGATCGTGCTGGGGGAGAAGCTGCGCCGGCTGCAGATGGTTTCCGTCGGCATCGCCACTATCGCCGTCGTGGTTCTGACGGTCGCACTTGGTTCGCCGCCGATCATTTCTTTGAGCCTGGCCTTTAGCTTCGGGTTCTACGGGTTGGTGAAAAAGCAGGTTCGTTTGACGCCCATTCAGTCCCTCACCGCCGAGACTCTTGTACTGGCGCCGATAGGGTTGATCTACCTGGGGTTCCTACAATCCCAGGGCACCAATACGTATGTGCAGCTGGGAGCTGGTCACGCAGCGCTGCTGATGCTGGCGGGCGTGGTGACCGCGCTGCCGCTGCTGTGCTTCGCCCGCGCCGCACAGGAAATGTCGCTGACTAGCCTGGGCATGGTGCAGTACATCACGCCCGTGATCCAGATGCTCTGGGCGGTATTTGTGAACAACGAGCACATCGAGCCCGCCCGCTGGGTTGGCTTCGTGTTGATCTGGATCGCGGTGATCGTCTTCATCGCTGGCCTGGTGCGCAACCGCCCGCCGCGCGTGCGGCGGGTGAAGAAGCTGCGCTAG
- a CDS encoding pyruvate kinase gives MQVNKQTVLEAIEELLDELDSQTLHWYPEIRATAPTHFVGARNLVHYTTLRTSDRRGLQGNLESLGATRLSTAEPAVKARLQAAHNVVSALDGRSPQFAEEDVADAIVGADELLEQHTEALFGTEALPGDSSYIMVTLPIEAAYDQELVARLVDSGMELARINCAHDGPEVWKRMIDNVRAAGKAAGRYIPISMDLAGPKIRTGRIAPGPAVVRVRVQRDDAGTVIQPCRLWMIPEDQELAEAPMAENTLGRPIVSVHVSREFFDALEVGETVRVVDARGKKRKLGVIKKDSEGALAEGQQNIYLQLGAELKTEKAKTAVGAVPQVLQKLRPQTGDRIVLTSADVVCDPQAGGIPKISCTLPEAVRALEVGQQVLFDDGAIAAKVVEIREAEDTESPEAPEDTVEAELLVTRGGAKLAEYKGINLPDTELPLPSLTEEDEAALAFVAEHADMAAVSFIRTREDVAYVLEKFRELGADDLGLVLKIETIPAFENLTTILLEGMQHAKLGVMLARGDLAVEMGFARMAEVPGQVMAMVEAAHVPLIIGTQVLESMAKSGLPTRAEITDVAWALRAECIMLNKGPHIPEAIAILREIGVKMDRSQRKNRMLLHHVRSWQ, from the coding sequence ATGCAGGTCAACAAGCAAACCGTCCTAGAAGCGATCGAGGAGCTCCTCGACGAACTCGATAGCCAAACCCTGCACTGGTATCCGGAGATCCGCGCTACTGCGCCGACCCACTTCGTCGGCGCCCGCAACCTGGTGCACTACACCACGCTGCGCACCAGCGACCGCCGCGGCCTGCAGGGGAACCTGGAGAGCCTGGGTGCCACGCGCCTGTCTACCGCGGAGCCGGCGGTTAAGGCGCGCTTACAAGCCGCGCACAACGTGGTCTCGGCTCTGGATGGTCGCTCGCCGCAGTTCGCTGAGGAGGACGTTGCGGACGCCATCGTGGGGGCCGATGAGCTGCTTGAACAGCACACGGAGGCTCTCTTCGGGACGGAGGCTTTGCCAGGGGACTCCTCGTACATCATGGTCACCCTGCCGATCGAGGCCGCCTACGATCAAGAACTGGTCGCCCGGCTGGTAGATTCCGGCATGGAGCTGGCGCGCATCAACTGCGCCCACGACGGGCCGGAGGTGTGGAAGCGGATGATCGACAACGTCCGCGCGGCAGGCAAAGCTGCGGGGCGTTACATTCCCATCAGCATGGATCTGGCCGGGCCGAAGATCCGCACCGGCCGCATCGCGCCGGGCCCGGCGGTGGTGCGTGTGCGCGTGCAACGGGACGACGCGGGCACGGTGATCCAGCCCTGCCGCCTGTGGATGATCCCGGAGGACCAAGAGCTGGCCGAGGCCCCCATGGCGGAGAACACGCTGGGCCGCCCAATCGTGAGCGTGCACGTGTCCCGGGAGTTCTTTGATGCCCTGGAGGTTGGAGAGACTGTCCGTGTCGTGGATGCACGCGGCAAGAAGCGGAAACTGGGCGTCATTAAGAAAGACAGCGAGGGCGCCCTGGCGGAGGGGCAGCAGAACATCTACCTGCAGCTCGGCGCGGAGCTGAAAACGGAGAAGGCGAAGACGGCGGTGGGAGCGGTGCCACAGGTGCTGCAGAAGCTGCGGCCGCAGACTGGGGACAGGATTGTGTTGACCAGCGCCGACGTGGTGTGCGACCCGCAGGCCGGTGGCATACCGAAGATCAGCTGTACGCTGCCGGAGGCGGTGCGGGCGCTCGAGGTGGGCCAGCAGGTGCTGTTCGACGATGGGGCGATCGCGGCGAAGGTAGTGGAGATTCGGGAAGCAGAGGACACAGAGAGCCCAGAGGCCCCAGAGGACACAGTCGAGGCGGAGTTGCTGGTCACCCGCGGCGGGGCGAAGCTGGCGGAGTACAAGGGCATTAACCTGCCTGACACGGAGTTGCCGCTGCCGAGCCTGACCGAGGAGGACGAGGCCGCGCTGGCGTTCGTAGCCGAGCACGCGGACATGGCCGCGGTGAGCTTTATCCGTACCCGCGAGGATGTGGCCTACGTCTTGGAGAAGTTCCGCGAGCTGGGTGCTGACGACCTCGGCCTGGTGCTGAAGATTGAGACGATCCCCGCATTCGAGAACCTGACCACCATCCTGCTGGAGGGCATGCAACACGCGAAGCTTGGCGTGATGCTTGCCCGCGGCGACCTGGCCGTGGAGATGGGCTTCGCCCGGATGGCGGAGGTGCCCGGACAGGTGATGGCGATGGTGGAGGCCGCGCACGTGCCGTTGATCATCGGCACGCAGGTGCTGGAATCGATGGCGAAGTCCGGGCTGCCGACCCGCGCGGAGATTACCGACGTGGCGTGGGCACTACGCGCCGAGTGCATCATGCTGAACAAGGGGCCGCACATTCCGGAGGCTATCGCGATCCTGCGGGAGATCGGCGTGAAGATGGACCGCTCGCAGCGTAAGAACCGTATGCTGCTGCACCACGTGCGCAGCTGGCAATAA
- the treZ gene encoding malto-oligosyltrehalose trehalohydrolase — MYSVWAPLAENVELVLQPAQTSTGAEQRIPMTREADNWFLAEVPANPGDRYGFSVDGSPVFPDPRSKRQPDGIHGLSEVWRIDKPRKQLGRPLRGEVLYELHIGTFTPEGTFDAAIEKLDELKAVGVTAIELMPVQPFGGERNWGYDGVMWHAVTDVYGGPDGLLRLIDAAHDRDLAVVLDVVYNHFGPDGNYTGVFGPYTAGGSTGWGDVVNLQGRDSDEVRTYILEAVHQWTQEFGVDGLRLDAVHALDDTGAVSLIEQIRDAAEPAWIMAESDQNDPVYTEGYKVAQWNDDIHHAIHTVISGEGHAYYSDFGTVEVLATTFQRVFWHDGRYSSFRGRTHGKPVTDPELWRFVTYTTTHDQTGNRAAGDRPSMNLSVNQQLAKATLVLTSPFTPMLFMGEEWGASTPFAFFVDHENEELNQATREGRMREFARAGWDPKEVPNPAAEETFRNSVLKWAERTEHPHAEVLRAYTELLEFRRTHRLAEAELLDIRWWADGEEPVSEDLAGVNPTVPPVDAADELAHGRWIELTYQAPESLVKVTVNLADAPHDRLGLGPWEARYSAQ, encoded by the coding sequence ATGTATTCCGTGTGGGCTCCCCTGGCCGAGAACGTAGAACTGGTCCTGCAACCTGCGCAAACAAGCACCGGTGCCGAACAGCGCATCCCCATGACCCGCGAGGCGGATAACTGGTTCCTCGCCGAGGTACCTGCCAACCCCGGCGACCGCTACGGCTTCTCCGTCGACGGCTCCCCCGTCTTCCCCGACCCGCGCTCCAAGCGCCAGCCCGACGGCATCCACGGCCTGTCGGAGGTGTGGAGAATCGACAAGCCTCGCAAGCAGCTGGGCCGTCCGCTGCGTGGCGAGGTTCTCTACGAGCTGCACATCGGCACATTCACCCCGGAAGGCACCTTCGACGCGGCGATTGAAAAGCTTGACGAGCTCAAAGCTGTGGGCGTCACCGCCATCGAGCTCATGCCCGTGCAGCCCTTCGGCGGCGAGCGTAACTGGGGCTACGACGGCGTGATGTGGCACGCGGTCACGGACGTTTACGGTGGTCCGGACGGATTGTTGAGGCTTATTGACGCCGCCCACGACCGCGACCTGGCCGTGGTGTTGGACGTGGTGTACAACCACTTCGGCCCCGACGGTAACTACACCGGGGTGTTCGGCCCCTATACCGCCGGCGGCTCGACCGGCTGGGGTGACGTGGTTAATCTGCAGGGCCGGGATTCCGACGAGGTGCGCACCTACATTCTGGAGGCAGTGCACCAGTGGACCCAGGAGTTCGGAGTGGACGGCCTACGCCTGGACGCGGTGCACGCGCTAGACGATACGGGCGCGGTGAGCCTGATCGAGCAGATCCGCGATGCAGCCGAGCCCGCTTGGATCATGGCCGAATCGGATCAGAACGATCCCGTGTACACCGAGGGCTACAAGGTCGCGCAGTGGAACGACGACATCCACCACGCGATCCACACCGTGATCTCCGGCGAGGGTCACGCCTACTACTCCGACTTCGGCACGGTGGAGGTACTGGCCACCACATTCCAGCGGGTGTTCTGGCACGACGGGCGCTATAGCTCCTTCCGCGGGCGCACACACGGCAAGCCGGTGACGGACCCGGAGCTGTGGCGCTTCGTGACGTACACGACCACCCACGACCAGACCGGCAACCGTGCCGCGGGCGATCGGCCGAGCATGAACCTGTCGGTGAACCAGCAGCTGGCGAAGGCCACACTGGTGCTGACCAGCCCGTTTACCCCGATGCTGTTTATGGGCGAGGAATGGGGTGCCTCCACCCCGTTTGCGTTCTTCGTCGACCACGAAAACGAGGAGCTCAATCAGGCCACCCGCGAAGGCCGCATGCGCGAGTTCGCCCGCGCCGGGTGGGATCCGAAGGAAGTTCCGAACCCGGCGGCGGAGGAAACCTTCCGAAACAGCGTGCTGAAGTGGGCGGAGCGCACGGAGCACCCACATGCGGAGGTGCTGCGCGCGTACACGGAGCTGCTAGAGTTCCGCCGCACCCACCGCCTGGCCGAGGCGGAGCTGCTGGACATCCGCTGGTGGGCCGACGGCGAGGAGCCGGTCAGCGAGGATCTGGCGGGAGTGAACCCGACGGTGCCTCCGGTCGACGCAGCCGACGAGCTGGCGCACGGCCGCTGGATCGAGCTGACCTACCAGGCACCGGAATCGCTGGTGAAGGTAACCGTGAACCTGGCCGACGCGCCCCACGATCGCCTGGGGCTCGGCCCGTGGGAGGCGCGCTACAGCGCCCAGTAG
- the dnaE gene encoding DNA polymerase III subunit alpha: MSGSSFVHLHNHTEYSMLDGMAKVDLLAKEVVRQGMPAVGMTDHGNMYGADAFYRAMTAAGVKPIIGIEAYIAPESRFNQQRVRWGKPEQKSDDVSASGAYLHQTMIAENATGLRNLFYLSSMASYEGQLGKWPRMDAELIAQHSEGIIATTGCPSGDVQTRLRLGQFDKALEAAGMWQDIYGKDNFFLELMDHGLEIEKRVRDDLLEIGRKLELPPLVTNDCHYVLEQQAPAHEVMLCVQTGSTLDEPTLDQGGKRFAFSGTGYYVRSAEDIRAQWDKEVPKGCDNTLWVAERVQDYSEVWEEHPHDRMPIADVPEGHTPTTWLTHEVMKGLEERFPGKEVPAEYIDRAKYEISVIDMKGYPSYFLIVAELIKHARSVGIRVGPGRGSAAGALVAYALTITNIDPMEHGLLFERFLNPERPSAPDIDIDFDDRRRGEMIRYAADRWGEDKIAQVITFGTVKTKQAIKDSARAHYGQAGFQMADRITKALPPAIMAKDIPLHGITDPEHERYPEAAEVRQLIETDPDVAKIYKDALGLEGVIRQAGVHACAVIMSSVPLLDCIPMWKRKQDGALITGWPYPACEAIGLLKMDFLGLRNLTVIGDALENIKANRDFDLDLENLDTVDDPTYELLARGETLGVFQLDSAGMQKLLKRMKPTGFNDIVAALALYRPGPMGVDAHWEYADRKNGRKPIVPIHPELEEALHEILEETYGLIVYQEQIMKISQKVANYTAGQADGFRKAMGKKKPEVLEKEFVTFESGMKSNGYSADAIKTLWDTILPFAGYAFNKSHAAGYGLVSFWTAYLKANYAPEYMAALLTSVADKKDKSAIYLADCRHLGIRVLSPDVNDSRYTFQSVGKDIRFGLGAVRNVGEDVVNSIIASREEKGAFTDFSDYLDKIDLVAANKRVTESLIKAGAFDSLGHPRKGMVLVHEDAVDAVTATKKAAAKGQFDLFAGLGGDDDAGDVFRVEVPDQEWERKHQLALERDMLGLYVSGHPLDGFEDALDAQVDTPLTTVLSGELPNNKDLKIGGIISAVERRIDRNGNPWAIATLEDQHGAQVELLVFPKTYQMVAPQIVEDNIVLAKAKINYREDDMRLFCQDIKSAELTVGAGSGVPLRLNIRVDQATPGNMANLRRVLSQNKGDSDVYLTLIDGEEEVQFLLAPEMRVNKSPSLMGALKASTWEGIFS; the protein is encoded by the coding sequence ATGAGCGGTTCCTCCTTTGTCCACCTCCATAATCACACCGAGTACTCCATGCTCGACGGCATGGCTAAGGTTGATCTTCTAGCTAAAGAGGTGGTGCGGCAGGGGATGCCCGCCGTCGGGATGACCGACCACGGAAATATGTACGGCGCGGATGCCTTCTACCGAGCAATGACGGCCGCTGGAGTAAAACCCATCATCGGCATCGAGGCCTACATCGCCCCGGAATCCCGCTTTAACCAGCAGCGCGTGCGCTGGGGTAAGCCAGAACAGAAATCCGACGACGTGTCGGCCTCCGGTGCCTACCTGCACCAGACGATGATCGCGGAGAACGCGACCGGACTGCGGAACCTGTTTTACCTGTCTTCTATGGCCAGCTACGAAGGCCAGCTGGGCAAGTGGCCCCGCATGGATGCCGAGCTGATCGCCCAGCACTCTGAGGGCATCATCGCCACCACCGGCTGTCCCTCCGGCGACGTGCAAACGCGTCTGCGCCTGGGACAGTTCGACAAGGCCCTGGAAGCCGCCGGAATGTGGCAGGACATTTACGGCAAGGACAACTTCTTCCTGGAGCTGATGGACCACGGCCTGGAGATCGAAAAGCGGGTCCGCGATGATCTGCTGGAGATCGGCCGCAAGCTCGAGCTGCCGCCGCTGGTGACCAATGACTGCCACTACGTGCTGGAGCAGCAGGCCCCGGCGCATGAAGTGATGCTGTGTGTGCAGACTGGCTCCACGCTGGACGAGCCGACCCTGGACCAGGGCGGTAAGCGCTTCGCGTTCTCCGGCACCGGCTACTACGTGCGCAGCGCCGAAGACATCCGCGCGCAGTGGGATAAGGAAGTGCCGAAGGGCTGCGACAACACCCTATGGGTGGCCGAGCGTGTGCAGGACTACTCCGAAGTATGGGAGGAGCACCCGCACGACCGCATGCCCATCGCCGACGTGCCGGAAGGCCACACGCCGACGACCTGGCTGACCCACGAAGTGATGAAGGGCCTGGAGGAGCGCTTCCCGGGCAAGGAGGTGCCCGCCGAGTACATCGACCGGGCGAAGTACGAGATCAGCGTGATCGACATGAAGGGCTACCCGTCCTACTTCCTGATCGTCGCCGAGCTCATTAAGCACGCCCGCTCCGTCGGCATCCGCGTGGGACCCGGCCGTGGTTCGGCCGCCGGCGCGCTGGTCGCCTACGCCCTGACGATCACGAACATCGACCCGATGGAACACGGCCTGCTGTTCGAGCGCTTCCTCAACCCCGAGCGCCCGTCCGCCCCCGATATCGATATCGACTTCGACGATCGCCGCCGCGGCGAGATGATCCGCTACGCCGCCGACCGCTGGGGCGAGGACAAGATCGCCCAGGTGATCACCTTCGGCACAGTGAAGACGAAGCAAGCCATTAAGGACTCCGCACGCGCCCACTACGGCCAGGCGGGCTTCCAGATGGCCGACCGGATCACCAAGGCCCTACCGCCGGCGATCATGGCCAAGGACATCCCGCTGCACGGCATTACCGACCCCGAGCACGAGCGTTACCCCGAGGCCGCCGAGGTCCGCCAGCTGATCGAAACCGACCCGGACGTGGCGAAGATCTACAAGGACGCCCTGGGCCTGGAGGGCGTGATTCGCCAAGCCGGTGTGCACGCCTGTGCGGTGATTATGTCCAGCGTGCCGCTGCTGGACTGCATCCCCATGTGGAAGCGCAAGCAGGACGGCGCACTGATCACCGGCTGGCCGTACCCCGCCTGTGAGGCCATCGGGTTGCTGAAGATGGACTTCCTGGGCTTGCGAAACCTTACGGTTATTGGTGACGCCCTCGAAAACATCAAGGCCAACCGCGACTTCGATTTGGACTTGGAAAACCTCGACACGGTGGATGACCCCACCTACGAGCTATTGGCACGCGGCGAGACGCTGGGCGTGTTCCAGCTGGATTCCGCGGGCATGCAGAAGCTGCTGAAGCGCATGAAGCCCACGGGCTTCAACGACATCGTGGCCGCGCTGGCGCTGTACCGTCCGGGTCCGATGGGTGTGGACGCGCACTGGGAGTACGCCGACCGCAAGAACGGCCGCAAGCCGATCGTGCCGATCCACCCGGAGTTGGAAGAGGCGCTGCACGAGATCCTCGAGGAGACCTACGGCCTGATCGTGTACCAGGAGCAGATCATGAAGATCTCCCAGAAGGTCGCGAACTATACAGCCGGCCAGGCCGATGGCTTCCGCAAGGCGATGGGTAAGAAGAAGCCGGAGGTGCTGGAGAAGGAGTTCGTCACCTTCGAATCGGGCATGAAGTCCAACGGCTACTCCGCCGATGCCATTAAGACGCTGTGGGATACGATCCTGCCGTTCGCCGGCTACGCCTTTAACAAGTCCCACGCCGCGGGCTACGGCCTGGTTTCTTTCTGGACCGCGTACCTGAAGGCCAACTACGCACCGGAGTATATGGCCGCGCTGCTGACCTCCGTGGCGGATAAGAAGGACAAGTCCGCGATTTACCTGGCCGACTGCCGACACCTGGGCATTCGCGTGTTGTCGCCGGATGTGAACGATTCGCGCTACACCTTCCAATCCGTCGGCAAGGACATCCGCTTTGGTTTAGGCGCGGTGCGCAACGTGGGCGAGGACGTGGTGAATTCCATTATCGCCTCCCGCGAGGAAAAGGGTGCGTTCACCGACTTCTCCGACTACCTGGACAAGATCGACCTGGTAGCGGCGAATAAGCGCGTCACCGAGTCCCTTATTAAGGCCGGCGCCTTCGACTCGCTGGGGCACCCACGCAAGGGCATGGTGCTGGTTCACGAGGACGCGGTGGATGCCGTCACCGCCACCAAGAAGGCCGCCGCGAAGGGCCAGTTCGACCTGTTTGCCGGCCTGGGCGGCGACGATGACGCGGGTGATGTCTTCCGCGTGGAGGTGCCCGACCAGGAGTGGGAGCGCAAGCACCAGCTGGCACTCGAGCGAGACATGCTGGGCTTGTACGTTTCCGGTCACCCGTTGGACGGCTTCGAGGACGCGCTGGATGCGCAGGTCGACACGCCTCTGACTACCGTGTTGTCCGGCGAACTGCCGAACAACAAGGATCTGAAGATCGGTGGCATCATCTCGGCCGTCGAGCGCCGCATCGACCGCAACGGAAACCCCTGGGCGATCGCCACGTTGGAGGATCAGCACGGCGCGCAGGTAGAACTGCTGGTATTTCCGAAGACGTACCAGATGGTTGCCCCGCAGATCGTCGAGGACAACATCGTGCTGGCCAAGGCGAAGATCAACTACCGGGAAGACGATATGCGCCTGTTCTGCCAGGACATCAAGTCCGCAGAGCTCACCGTCGGCGCGGGATCAGGCGTGCCGCTGCGCCTGAACATCCGCGTGGATCAGGCCACTCCCGGCAACATGGCCAACCTGCGCCGGGTGCTCAGCCAGAACAAGGGTGACTCGGATGTGTACCTCACCCTCATCGACGGCGAGGAGGAGGTCCAGTTCCTGCTGGCCCCGGAGATGCGGGTGAACAAGTCTCCGTCCTTGATGGGGGCGCTGAAGGCTTCCACGTGGGAGGGCATTTTCTCTTAG
- a CDS encoding amino acid deaminase/aldolase translates to MKKETRLAVAHLDAPFAVLDLDAARANARDMVHRSRGTPIRVASKSLRIRSLISEVLTLPGYRGILAYNLNEALWLCQEQVSDDILVAYPSAHREGLHRLIHDARAMECVTLMVDSVAHLDFIDAVVPPRERGDIRVCIDIDAALRAGPVHIGALRSPLHTAEEVRNIAREVRQREGFRLVGLMAYEGQVAGTTDTSPAIAAMKALSVRELASRRAKIVDAVAEELRVAGLPPLEFVNGGGTGSIETTSAEAAVTEIGAGSGIIGPALFDHYRQFQPTPAEWFVVSVVRRPAEDTVTVAGGGRIASGPAGKDRLPVVDWPRDLKMAPLEGPGEVQTPLTGPAARNLRLGDHVWMRHAKAGEATEYINTVLVVSAGEIIAEWPTYRGEGKSFV, encoded by the coding sequence ATGAAGAAAGAGACCCGCCTCGCAGTGGCGCACCTGGACGCACCCTTTGCGGTTCTGGACCTGGATGCCGCCAGAGCCAACGCTCGAGACATGGTGCACCGTTCACGCGGCACCCCGATTCGGGTGGCCAGTAAGTCACTCCGCATTCGCTCGCTGATCTCGGAGGTCCTCACCCTCCCCGGCTATCGCGGCATTTTGGCCTATAACCTCAACGAAGCCCTGTGGCTGTGCCAGGAGCAGGTCAGCGATGACATCCTCGTCGCCTACCCCTCCGCTCACCGAGAGGGACTGCACCGCTTGATCCACGATGCGCGCGCGATGGAATGCGTGACTCTCATGGTGGATTCGGTCGCTCACCTGGATTTTATTGACGCCGTGGTGCCGCCCCGCGAGCGCGGAGATATTCGGGTTTGTATTGATATTGACGCCGCACTGCGCGCCGGCCCCGTTCACATCGGAGCTCTGCGCTCCCCTCTGCACACAGCTGAGGAGGTTCGCAACATCGCCCGGGAGGTCCGGCAGAGGGAGGGTTTCCGCCTGGTCGGCCTGATGGCATATGAGGGCCAGGTGGCGGGCACTACCGACACCTCCCCGGCGATCGCTGCAATGAAGGCGCTGTCCGTCCGCGAGCTGGCCAGCCGCCGGGCCAAGATTGTCGACGCAGTCGCAGAGGAACTTCGGGTAGCAGGTCTGCCCCCGCTGGAGTTCGTGAACGGCGGCGGTACCGGTTCCATCGAAACCACCAGTGCGGAGGCCGCAGTCACCGAGATCGGCGCGGGCTCCGGCATTATTGGCCCGGCTCTGTTTGACCACTACCGGCAGTTCCAGCCCACTCCGGCGGAGTGGTTCGTAGTGTCGGTCGTGCGCCGTCCCGCGGAGGACACGGTGACGGTGGCCGGTGGCGGACGCATCGCCTCCGGCCCGGCAGGCAAGGATCGCCTGCCGGTAGTCGACTGGCCCCGCGACCTGAAGATGGCACCGCTGGAAGGCCCCGGCGAGGTGCAAACGCCCTTGACCGGCCCCGCCGCCCGCAACCTCCGCCTTGGCGACCACGTCTGGATGCGCCACGCAAAGGCTGGAGAGGCAACCGAATACATCAACACTGTGCTGGTCGTTTCGGCCGGAGAGATCATCGCGGAGTGGCCCACTTACCGCGGCGAAGGAAAGAGTTTTGTCTAA